The following coding sequences lie in one Sinorhizobium fredii USDA 257 genomic window:
- a CDS encoding NepR family anti-sigma factor, translating to MNDESNGRARGVLAAGARKSDANGVVASRLRALYQAVESEPVPQQLIDLLRRLDEAERAQTGD from the coding sequence ATGAACGATGAGTCCAACGGGCGCGCGCGAGGCGTATTGGCTGCCGGCGCCAGGAAAAGCGATGCGAATGGCGTAGTCGCTTCCAGGTTGAGAGCACTTTATCAGGCTGTCGAGTCGGAGCCCGTGCCGCAACAGCTCATCGACCTCCTCCGGCGCCTCGACGAGGCCGAGAGGGCGCAAACAGGCGATTGA
- a CDS encoding YMGG-like glycine zipper-containing protein has product MKKILLVVSVILPLAAACTQTERGAAIGAASGGIIGGAISNDVRGAAVGAAVGGVAGALIGRANEPGYCVYRDRYGRRYTARC; this is encoded by the coding sequence ATGAAGAAGATCCTTCTCGTCGTCAGCGTAATTCTTCCGCTTGCTGCTGCGTGCACGCAAACGGAAAGGGGTGCTGCGATCGGCGCCGCTTCCGGCGGCATCATCGGTGGGGCCATATCGAACGATGTCAGGGGTGCTGCGGTCGGCGCGGCGGTCGGTGGTGTTGCCGGCGCCCTTATCGGCCGTGCGAACGAGCCCGGCTACTGCGTCTACCGCGACCGCTACGGCCGCCGTTACACCGCGCGTTGCTGA
- a CDS encoding DUF1328 domain-containing protein translates to MLYYALIFLVVAIIAGVLGFGGIAGTSAGIAQILFFLFLIFLVVSLVMGIFRRT, encoded by the coding sequence ATGCTCTACTATGCCCTCATCTTTCTTGTGGTCGCCATTATAGCCGGCGTTCTCGGCTTCGGCGGCATAGCCGGCACCTCGGCGGGAATTGCCCAGATCCTGTTCTTCCTGTTCCTGATCTTCCTGGTGGTCTCGCTCGTTATGGGCATCTTCCGGCGAACGTGA
- a CDS encoding NAD(P)/FAD-dependent oxidoreductase yields the protein MKTDVVVLGAGIVGISSAIHLARRGKSVVLLDRRGAGEETSFGNAGLIQREGVFPYGFPHDFGALFRYALNNTIDASYHFRALPSLVPFLARYWWHSGFTQHQRIAHLYAPLIENSIAEHSDLIDASGAGELIRKDGWMKVFRTEKERDAAYKDAEKLSAGFGVNHQKLSTSELKTLEPSIQVELAGGLRWTDPWSIRDPHSLNKAYLGYFQSLGGRLVSGDAATLEHILEGAGWRVATPEGPLETREVVVALGPWADTVTRKLGYHFPLAVKRGYHMHYGTKDGAQLNNWVLDEEMGYFLAPMLRGIRLTTGAEFALRDAPKTPVQLTRAERVAREFFPLAERRDEEPWIGARPCTPDMMPIIGKAPRHEGLWFAFGHAHHGMTLGPVTGRALAEAMTGEKTVVDLAPYRPDRFLA from the coding sequence ATGAAAACTGATGTAGTGGTATTGGGCGCCGGGATCGTCGGCATTTCGAGCGCCATTCACCTGGCGCGGCGCGGCAAATCGGTGGTGCTTCTCGATCGCCGCGGCGCGGGCGAGGAGACGTCGTTCGGCAATGCCGGCCTCATCCAACGGGAGGGCGTTTTCCCCTATGGCTTCCCGCACGACTTCGGGGCGCTTTTCCGCTACGCGCTGAACAACACCATCGATGCCAGCTATCACTTCCGCGCGCTGCCAAGCCTGGTGCCTTTCCTGGCGCGGTACTGGTGGCACTCGGGCTTCACCCAGCATCAGCGCATCGCCCATCTCTACGCGCCGCTGATCGAGAATTCCATCGCCGAGCACAGCGACCTGATCGACGCGTCCGGCGCCGGCGAGCTTATCCGCAAGGACGGCTGGATGAAGGTGTTCCGCACCGAGAAGGAGCGCGACGCCGCCTACAAGGATGCCGAAAAGCTCTCGGCCGGATTCGGCGTCAATCACCAGAAGCTTTCGACCAGTGAGTTGAAGACCCTCGAGCCCTCTATCCAGGTTGAGCTGGCCGGCGGTTTGCGCTGGACCGATCCCTGGTCGATCCGCGACCCGCACAGTCTGAACAAGGCCTATCTCGGCTATTTCCAGTCGCTCGGCGGCCGGCTTGTCTCGGGCGACGCTGCAACGCTCGAGCATATTCTGGAAGGCGCCGGCTGGCGCGTCGCGACGCCGGAAGGTCCGCTGGAAACCCGCGAGGTGGTGGTCGCCCTCGGCCCATGGGCCGACACGGTGACGCGCAAGCTCGGCTATCATTTCCCGCTTGCAGTCAAACGCGGCTATCATATGCATTACGGCACCAAGGATGGTGCTCAGTTGAACAACTGGGTGCTGGACGAGGAGATGGGATATTTTCTGGCGCCCATGCTGCGCGGTATCCGCCTGACGACGGGCGCCGAATTCGCGCTGCGCGACGCCCCGAAAACTCCCGTGCAGTTGACCCGTGCCGAGCGCGTCGCTCGTGAATTCTTCCCGCTCGCCGAACGGCGCGACGAGGAACCCTGGATCGGTGCTCGGCCGTGCACGCCCGACATGATGCCGATCATCGGCAAGGCGCCCAGGCACGAAGGCCTGTGGTTCGCCTTCGGTCATGCCCATCACGGCATGACCCTCGGCCCCGTCACCGGTCGGGCGCTTGCCGAAGCGATGACGGGCGAGAAGACCGTGGTCGACCTTGCGCCTTACCGGCCGGATCGCTTCCTCGCTTGA
- a CDS encoding IS5 family transposase (programmed frameshift) has protein sequence MEGEALRDDQWEKVKPFVPGGRKGRRGPRSDGRRFFDALLWMARSGARWRDLPERFGPYQTAKRRYYRWIEMGVFDRLFEAIVRDPDLEWLAIDATVIRANAQAAGARRKKGGPEAQALGRSRGGFGTKLHAVVDALGLPIRFAIGPGQQNDMAPACGLVAGLASGQVIADRAYDADSLHDAILDQGGEPVIPPRRHRKHQHGYDRIAYRQRWGIEGFFAKLKQWRRIATRYDKLAATFLGFVKLASIMLWLK, from the exons ATGGAAGGCGAAGCTCTTCGTGACGATCAGTGGGAGAAGGTGAAGCCGTTCGTTCCCGGGGGACGGAAGGGAAGGCGCGGCCCGCGCAGCGACGGGCGCCGCTTCTTCGACGCGTTGTTATGGATGGCCCGTTCCGGTGCACGCTGGCGTGATCTTCCAGAGCGATTCGGCCCATATCAGACGGCCAAGCGTCGCTATTACCGCTGGATCGAGATGGGCGTGTTTGACCGCCTGTTCGAAGCGATTGTCCGTGATCCCGATCTCGAATGGCTGGCGATCGACGCCACTGTCATCCGGGCGAATGCACAAGCCGCAGGCGCGCGGCGCA AAAAGGGGGGACCTGAAGCCCAGGCTCTCGGGCGCTCGCGCGGCGGCTTCGGCACCAAGCTCCACGCCGTCGTAGATGCACTCGGCCTGCCGATCCGCTTCGCGATCGGACCCGGCCAGCAGAACGACATGGCGCCAGCCTGCGGCCTTGTCGCCGGACTGGCTTCAGGCCAAGTCATCGCCGACCGCGCCTACGATGCCGACAGCCTCCACGACGCCATCCTGGATCAGGGCGGCGAGCCGGTCATTCCGCCTCGCCGTCATCGCAAGCATCAGCACGGCTATGATCGGATCGCCTACCGCCAACGCTGGGGAATTGAGGGCTTCTTCGCCAAACTCAAGCAGTGGCGCCGCATCGCAACACGCTACGATAAGCTCGCAGCAACCTTCCTCGGCTTCGTCAAGCTCGCCAGCATCATGCTCTGGCTCAAATGA
- a CDS encoding IS701-like element ISRm31 family transposase → MIRRSWMAGASIETTLELWASSLRDVKARMRGLFTQERVAASANLFLDGLLGDERRKTGWMRAEAAGDPGPWRQQAILGRGRWDADALRDIVREYVVENLATDDAVLVIDETGFLKQGKTSCGVARQYTGSAGKITNCQIGVFAAYVSVRGHAFIDRALYLPKSWTGDPARLAAAHVPQATAFATKPGLAVEMIRRALAADVPFSWVAADAVYGVGDVEGTLRRACKGYVLGVKSDHHFGSWSGKPPVAGTAQEIARDLDPSAWQRLSAGEGTKGARLHDWAYCELADLDADEYNETKSGLWTRGLLIRRNISDGDLAFFTTWCPAGTDIQTLVSVEGHRWAIEDSFETAKNELGLDHNETRSWHGWHRHVSLVMLAFAMMAVIRYRANDATPPKRPRMPTIRI, encoded by the coding sequence ATGATTCGGAGGTCATGGATGGCAGGTGCATCAATCGAGACGACGCTTGAGCTTTGGGCATCATCGTTGCGCGACGTGAAGGCTCGCATGCGCGGACTGTTTACGCAGGAGCGAGTTGCAGCCTCTGCGAACCTTTTCCTGGACGGCTTGCTGGGTGACGAGCGGCGTAAGACAGGTTGGATGCGTGCTGAGGCGGCCGGTGATCCCGGCCCGTGGCGGCAACAAGCCATTCTGGGGCGCGGGCGCTGGGACGCGGACGCACTTCGCGACATCGTGCGAGAGTATGTCGTAGAAAACCTCGCCACGGATGATGCGGTCCTGGTCATCGACGAGACGGGCTTCCTCAAGCAGGGCAAGACATCGTGCGGTGTTGCACGTCAATATACAGGTTCGGCTGGCAAGATAACGAACTGCCAGATCGGTGTGTTCGCCGCCTATGTGTCCGTTCGCGGCCATGCCTTTATCGATCGAGCCCTGTACTTGCCCAAGAGCTGGACTGGCGATCCGGCAAGGCTTGCAGCAGCTCATGTTCCTCAGGCTACAGCCTTCGCTACCAAGCCAGGCCTGGCTGTCGAGATGATACGGCGTGCGCTGGCAGCCGACGTGCCGTTTTCATGGGTGGCCGCAGATGCGGTCTATGGCGTCGGGGACGTCGAAGGGACCCTGCGTCGAGCCTGCAAAGGCTACGTTCTTGGGGTTAAATCGGACCACCATTTCGGCTCCTGGTCGGGTAAGCCTCCGGTCGCCGGCACAGCGCAGGAGATCGCCCGTGATCTCGATCCAAGTGCATGGCAGCGTCTTTCCGCCGGTGAGGGCACCAAAGGCGCGCGGCTTCATGACTGGGCCTACTGCGAACTCGCCGATCTCGATGCCGACGAATATAACGAGACGAAATCGGGGCTTTGGACCCGTGGCCTGCTGATCCGGCGCAATATCAGCGACGGTGATCTCGCATTCTTCACCACATGGTGCCCGGCCGGGACGGACATCCAGACGCTCGTTTCCGTTGAAGGCCATCGCTGGGCGATCGAAGACAGCTTCGAGACCGCCAAGAACGAGCTCGGACTCGATCACAACGAAACCCGGTCATGGCATGGCTGGCATCGCCACGTCTCCCTCGTCATGCTTGCCTTCGCCATGATGGCGGTGATCCGGTACCGCGCCAATGACGCGACGCCCCCAAAAAGACCGCGGATGCCGACCATCAGGATTTGA
- a CDS encoding MgtC/SapB family protein: MDQILADILVGTRTPYPVIFARLCGAILLGALIGIEREKRQQPAGLRTHILVSLASAIFAVVAVESVHMASLSGPEVRIDPIRVVEAVTAGVAFLAAGMIVFSKGEVKGLTTGAGMWLAGAVGLSIGFGFWLIAAFAAIASLIVLFILGRMEVALQWKAPEGTEENGSREARHRDAAPTGSENRGR; encoded by the coding sequence ATGGACCAGATTCTTGCCGACATCCTCGTTGGGACGCGCACGCCCTATCCGGTGATATTCGCGCGGTTGTGTGGCGCAATCCTGCTCGGTGCTCTCATCGGTATAGAGCGGGAGAAGCGCCAGCAACCCGCGGGTCTCAGGACGCACATTCTGGTGAGTCTTGCCTCGGCGATCTTCGCCGTGGTCGCCGTCGAAAGCGTGCATATGGCGAGCCTGTCGGGCCCGGAGGTCCGCATCGACCCGATCCGCGTCGTCGAGGCGGTGACCGCAGGGGTCGCCTTCCTCGCCGCCGGCATGATCGTCTTCTCGAAGGGCGAGGTCAAAGGCCTGACGACGGGCGCCGGCATGTGGCTTGCCGGTGCCGTCGGCCTGTCGATCGGCTTCGGCTTTTGGTTGATCGCCGCCTTTGCCGCCATAGCCAGTCTCATCGTCCTCTTCATCCTCGGTCGGATGGAGGTGGCGCTGCAATGGAAGGCGCCCGAAGGAACAGAGGAGAACGGTTCCCGAGAAGCGCGCCACCGCGATGCTGCGCCCACCGGCTCGGAAAACCGAGGCCGGTGA
- a CDS encoding fumarylacetoacetate hydrolase family protein, whose amino-acid sequence MEMTGSYENGTFVGRAWRADIEGPSLVTVRAGELIDITSKAVPTMRDLLELPDPVAHVRSAPGEALASVDAVMVKAERGRDEVHLLAPCDLQAIKACGVTFARSMIERVIEERAAGDAARAEAIRTRITAIIGDSLRNLKAGSPEAAGVKAALIEEGVWSQYLEVGIGPDAEVFTKAQPLSAVGWGAAVGLHPISRWNNPEPEIVVAVSADGRAQGATLGNDVNLRDVEGRSALLLGKAKDNNASCAIGPFIRLFDETYSIDDVRSADLDLLIEGPDGFRLKGASTMREISRDPLDLVAQTIGPHHQYPDGLMLFMGTLFAPVEDRGEPGQGFTHKIGDVVTISSPALGSLVNTVRLATDCPPWTFGTAALMRNLAKRGLL is encoded by the coding sequence ATGGAAATGACCGGATCCTATGAAAACGGCACGTTCGTCGGACGTGCGTGGCGCGCCGATATCGAGGGGCCGAGCCTGGTGACGGTTCGAGCGGGAGAATTGATCGACATCACCTCGAAGGCGGTGCCGACGATGCGTGACCTCCTTGAGCTTCCCGACCCCGTCGCCCATGTCCGTTCTGCCCCTGGAGAAGCCCTTGCGTCCGTCGACGCCGTTATGGTCAAGGCGGAACGGGGCAGGGACGAGGTCCATCTTCTTGCCCCTTGCGACCTTCAGGCGATCAAGGCCTGCGGCGTCACCTTCGCTCGCTCGATGATCGAGCGCGTCATTGAGGAGCGCGCCGCCGGCGATGCCGCACGGGCCGAAGCGATCCGCACGCGGATAACGGCAATCATCGGCGACAGCCTCAGAAACTTGAAGGCCGGTTCGCCCGAAGCCGCCGGCGTCAAGGCCGCACTGATCGAGGAGGGCGTCTGGTCGCAATATCTCGAAGTCGGGATCGGCCCGGATGCCGAAGTCTTCACCAAGGCCCAGCCGCTCTCGGCGGTCGGCTGGGGTGCCGCGGTCGGCCTGCATCCGATTTCGCGGTGGAACAACCCGGAGCCGGAGATCGTCGTTGCGGTCTCCGCCGACGGTCGTGCCCAGGGTGCGACGCTCGGCAACGATGTCAACCTGCGCGACGTCGAGGGGCGATCGGCGCTGCTTCTCGGCAAGGCCAAGGACAACAACGCTTCGTGTGCGATCGGACCCTTCATCCGCCTCTTCGACGAGACCTACTCGATCGACGATGTGCGTAGTGCCGACCTCGATCTCCTGATCGAGGGCCCTGACGGCTTTCGCCTGAAGGGGGCGAGCACGATGCGCGAGATCAGCCGCGACCCGCTCGATCTTGTCGCCCAGACGATCGGGCCGCATCACCAGTACCCGGACGGGCTGATGCTCTTCATGGGAACCCTCTTCGCGCCGGTCGAGGACCGCGGCGAGCCGGGCCAGGGCTTTACCCACAAGATAGGCGACGTGGTGACGATCTCGAGCCCCGCCCTCGGCAGCCTCGTCAACACGGTGCGGCTTGCCACCGATTGCCCGCCCTGGACCTTCGGAACTGCAGCGTTGATGCGCAATCTCGCCAAACGCGGGCTGCTCTAG
- a CDS encoding calcium-binding protein — MSKKVKSIAPLQATFALDPLAAGYTIPGVGDQTVNGDEGSNSISTGSGLDTINGGLGADTIKAGTGDDEILNRSAAGLLGDKIDGGLGFDILGIDFSGSSKGVSFAAFDPIVSKSVLGATIVNVERFELEGSNFADTFTGGRWDDWFESGAGDDVLNGGLGKDWLEGEDGNDRIYGGNGNDSVLGGAGDDYLSGGYGIDWLSADDGNDTLLGGAGGDYLYGHHGNDNIKGESGTDTISGGGGRDVIDGGSEDDYLAGDGDNDTVLGGAGNDTIRHNMESWAGDGKDVLDGGVGYDEVVLSGLSGTFAAKSSSTKQTLSNGTTIVNFETYRISGSETADRFTGWTGADTLSGNSGNDTLIGLGGNDHLNGGLGSDVLDGGDGNDLLIVGSGGKDTIKGGTGYDTIWIDRSDSTSGLTFSVSGAVAKLSDGTVVTDGESFSIETGSGNDVLSAGTAGHVDFDAGSGNNTLTGGKGNDQFYSTSGNDTVKGGDGDDRIGDNGGGTNKLDGGNGNDHITADTESGTGLTTILGGAGNDIVTVNNAGGSTAGRFSVDGGIGTDTLWISRYDSTKNLSFALSANATMANGDITAKNFERVHITSGQGNDTLTAGGLDDDLNGSGGNDTLKGLGGADDLTGWTGADKLYGGDGDDTIYGSGGIKDTSADQLYGEKGNDLLFMNAGDYASGGDGADRVIIDLAEETFDVSFAFGNGLVKVNANTSVNGMEAVDYIGGSGKDTVTGSAYDDYLDGGAGNDTFKGGGGNDILVDGRGNDKLYGDAGNDEFTRFSDETGTDYFSGGSGVDTLDFDIVSDQSVIVDLENNAKNGGVASGLSLSSIENVVGRTSDDTILGNGVANTLKGGLGDDRLDGRAGNDTIEGGGHGDLLTGGAGADKFIYGSGEAIGSGDQITDFKRGEDKLVIDKGVFHFSNLVLYSGNDLKPTGTAAQFFFERDNGRLWYDADGTGNEADAVLMVTLDKVTSLAATDFLLI; from the coding sequence ATGAGCAAGAAAGTGAAGTCCATAGCGCCGCTTCAGGCGACGTTCGCCCTTGATCCGTTGGCCGCCGGCTACACCATACCCGGCGTCGGCGATCAGACGGTGAATGGCGACGAGGGCAGTAATTCGATCAGTACCGGCTCCGGCCTTGACACGATCAACGGCGGTCTTGGCGCCGACACGATCAAGGCCGGCACTGGCGACGACGAAATTCTTAACCGGAGCGCCGCGGGCCTGCTTGGCGACAAGATCGACGGCGGTCTCGGCTTCGACATACTCGGAATCGATTTCAGCGGTTCGAGCAAAGGGGTCTCCTTTGCTGCCTTCGACCCGATTGTCTCGAAATCGGTTCTCGGCGCCACCATCGTCAACGTCGAGCGCTTCGAACTTGAGGGCAGCAATTTCGCCGACACGTTCACCGGCGGGCGCTGGGACGACTGGTTCGAGAGCGGAGCCGGCGATGACGTTCTGAACGGCGGCCTCGGCAAGGACTGGCTCGAGGGAGAGGACGGCAACGACAGGATTTATGGCGGCAACGGCAATGATTCCGTATTGGGCGGTGCCGGTGACGACTACCTCTCCGGTGGTTACGGAATCGACTGGCTCTCTGCCGACGATGGCAACGACACTTTGCTCGGCGGCGCCGGCGGCGATTACCTTTACGGCCATCACGGCAATGACAACATCAAGGGCGAGAGCGGCACCGACACTATATCTGGCGGCGGCGGCCGCGATGTCATCGACGGCGGCTCCGAGGACGACTATCTTGCCGGCGACGGCGACAATGACACGGTCCTCGGCGGAGCGGGCAACGATACGATTCGGCACAACATGGAAAGCTGGGCCGGTGACGGCAAGGACGTACTCGACGGCGGCGTCGGCTACGATGAGGTCGTACTGAGCGGCCTTTCCGGAACCTTCGCCGCCAAGTCCTCCTCGACCAAGCAGACGCTTTCCAACGGCACCACGATCGTCAACTTCGAGACCTACAGGATCAGCGGTTCGGAGACGGCCGACAGGTTCACTGGCTGGACCGGCGCCGATACGCTCTCCGGAAACTCCGGCAATGACACGCTCATAGGCCTCGGCGGCAACGATCATCTGAATGGCGGCCTCGGCAGCGACGTCCTCGATGGTGGTGACGGCAACGATCTCCTGATCGTCGGCAGCGGCGGCAAGGACACGATCAAGGGCGGCACCGGCTATGACACCATCTGGATCGATCGTTCCGACAGCACCAGCGGCCTGACCTTCAGCGTCTCCGGCGCCGTCGCAAAGCTCTCCGACGGCACCGTCGTGACCGATGGCGAAAGCTTCAGCATTGAAACGGGCAGTGGCAACGATGTGCTCTCGGCCGGAACTGCGGGCCATGTCGACTTCGACGCCGGCAGCGGCAACAACACGCTCACCGGCGGCAAGGGCAACGACCAGTTCTACAGCACCAGCGGCAACGATACCGTGAAGGGCGGCGACGGCGACGACCGCATCGGCGACAATGGCGGCGGCACCAACAAGCTCGACGGCGGTAACGGGAACGACCATATCACCGCCGACACCGAATCCGGTACGGGGCTGACGACGATCCTGGGAGGCGCGGGCAATGACATCGTGACCGTCAACAATGCCGGCGGTTCCACGGCGGGGCGCTTCTCCGTCGATGGAGGCATCGGCACCGATACGCTCTGGATCAGCCGCTACGACAGCACGAAGAATCTCTCCTTCGCGCTTTCCGCCAATGCGACGATGGCCAACGGCGACATCACGGCGAAGAACTTCGAGCGCGTCCACATCACTTCCGGTCAGGGTAACGACACGCTGACGGCCGGCGGTCTCGACGACGATCTGAACGGCAGCGGCGGCAACGACACGCTCAAGGGCCTTGGCGGCGCCGACGACCTCACCGGCTGGACGGGCGCGGACAAACTCTACGGCGGTGACGGGGACGACACGATCTACGGCAGCGGCGGCATCAAGGACACCAGTGCCGATCAACTTTACGGCGAGAAAGGCAACGACCTTCTGTTCATGAATGCTGGTGACTATGCCTCGGGCGGCGATGGCGCGGACCGGGTCATCATCGACCTCGCGGAAGAGACGTTCGATGTGTCCTTTGCCTTCGGAAACGGCCTTGTGAAGGTGAACGCCAATACGTCCGTCAACGGCATGGAGGCGGTTGATTACATAGGCGGCTCCGGCAAGGACACCGTGACCGGCAGCGCGTATGACGACTATCTCGACGGCGGAGCCGGAAACGACACCTTCAAGGGTGGCGGCGGAAACGACATCCTGGTTGACGGGAGAGGTAACGACAAGCTCTACGGCGATGCGGGCAACGACGAGTTCACCCGCTTCAGCGATGAAACCGGCACCGACTATTTCTCCGGCGGCTCCGGCGTCGACACGCTCGACTTTGACATAGTCTCTGACCAGTCGGTCATCGTCGACCTGGAGAACAATGCGAAGAACGGCGGGGTCGCCTCCGGCCTGTCGCTATCGAGCATCGAGAACGTGGTCGGTCGGACGAGCGACGATACGATCCTCGGCAACGGTGTCGCCAACACGCTGAAAGGCGGGCTTGGCGACGACAGGCTCGACGGCCGCGCCGGCAACGACACCATTGAAGGCGGCGGCCATGGCGACCTCCTGACCGGCGGAGCGGGCGCGGACAAGTTCATCTATGGCTCGGGTGAGGCGATCGGCTCCGGTGACCAGATCACCGACTTCAAGCGCGGCGAGGACAAGCTCGTCATCGATAAGGGCGTATTCCACTTCTCCAATCTCGTGCTCTACTCCGGCAACGACCTGAAGCCGACGGGTACGGCAGCCCAGTTCTTCTTCGAAAGGGACAACGGTCGCCTCTGGTATGACGCCGACGGTACCGGCAACGAGGCCGACGCCGTGCTCATGGTGACGCTGGACAAGGTCACGTCCCTCGCCGCCACCGACTTCCTTTTGATCTAG
- a CDS encoding DUF899 domain-containing protein, protein MTEHRTGTREEWLKARLQLLEAEKELTRRSDELARQRQALPWVRIDKDYRFETDAGSASLKELFQGRSQLLVYHFMFGPDYTAGCPSCSSIADGFNGIVVHLENHDVAFTAVSRAPLEKLTAYKRRMGWSFPWASSNDSDFNRDFSVWFTADEQREGRIEYNFRREPPAPEPLAGKTVQEWQLRGSEGPVAQIAAMTGTDVATYTRDRPGLSAFVLDDGVVYHSYSSYARGLDGIWGMYQWLDRAPLGRNENGVWWRRNDEYGQG, encoded by the coding sequence ATGACGGAACACAGGACCGGGACCCGCGAAGAATGGCTCAAGGCACGGCTCCAGCTGCTCGAAGCCGAGAAGGAACTGACGCGGAGAAGCGACGAGCTGGCGCGGCAGCGCCAGGCCTTGCCGTGGGTCAGGATCGACAAGGACTACCGGTTCGAGACCGACGCGGGCAGCGCTTCGCTCAAGGAGCTTTTCCAAGGGCGCTCGCAGCTGCTTGTCTACCATTTCATGTTCGGCCCCGATTACACGGCCGGCTGCCCGTCCTGTTCCTCGATCGCCGATGGCTTCAACGGCATCGTCGTCCATCTCGAAAACCACGATGTCGCCTTTACCGCCGTCTCGCGTGCGCCGCTTGAGAAGCTTACGGCCTACAAGCGGCGGATGGGCTGGAGCTTTCCCTGGGCGTCGTCGAACGACAGCGATTTCAACCGCGACTTTTCCGTTTGGTTCACAGCGGACGAACAGCGTGAGGGCCGGATAGAGTACAACTTCCGCCGCGAGCCGCCCGCGCCCGAACCACTCGCAGGAAAAACCGTACAAGAGTGGCAGTTGCGCGGCAGCGAGGGACCGGTCGCACAGATTGCAGCCATGACCGGAACCGACGTCGCCACCTATACGCGCGACAGGCCGGGCCTCAGCGCCTTCGTGCTCGACGACGGCGTCGTCTACCACAGCTATTCCAGCTATGCGCGCGGGCTGGACGGTATCTGGGGTATGTACCAATGGCTCGACCGAGCCCCGCTGGGGCGCAACGAGAACGGCGTCTGGTGGCGCCGAAACGACGAATATGGTCAAGGCTGA
- a CDS encoding Vgb family protein — translation MKHVQAEILREYGPFPGADNVHGVTFDGQHVWFASGDKLNAFDPANGETVRAIDVAAHAGTAFDGRHLFQIAEDRIQKIDPKTGRVLSTIPAPGEGGDSGLAWAEGTLWVGQHRGRKIHQIDPETGAILRTIESNRVVTGVTWIDGELWHGTWEGDESTVRRVDPETGKVLETLDMPAGMGVSGLESDGGDRFFCGGGKSGKVRAVRRPR, via the coding sequence ATGAAACACGTTCAGGCCGAAATTCTCCGCGAATATGGACCCTTTCCAGGAGCCGACAATGTGCATGGCGTCACCTTCGACGGCCAGCATGTCTGGTTCGCGTCCGGCGACAAGCTCAACGCCTTCGATCCGGCGAACGGCGAGACGGTGCGCGCGATCGATGTCGCCGCACACGCCGGAACGGCCTTCGACGGCCGGCACCTGTTTCAGATTGCCGAGGACCGCATCCAGAAGATCGATCCGAAGACCGGCCGCGTGCTTTCGACGATCCCGGCGCCCGGCGAGGGGGGCGACTCGGGGCTCGCCTGGGCCGAAGGGACGCTCTGGGTCGGGCAGCATCGCGGCCGGAAAATCCATCAGATCGACCCCGAAACCGGCGCGATTCTCCGCACCATCGAATCCAACCGCGTCGTCACCGGCGTCACCTGGATCGACGGCGAGCTCTGGCACGGCACCTGGGAGGGCGACGAGAGCACGGTGAGGCGGGTCGATCCCGAGACGGGCAAGGTGCTGGAGACGCTCGATATGCCGGCCGGAATGGGCGTGTCGGGGCTCGAATCCGATGGCGGCGATCGGTTCTTCTGCGGAGGCGGAAAGAGCGGGAAGGTGAGGGCGGTGAGGAGGCCGAGATGA